One window of the Triticum dicoccoides isolate Atlit2015 ecotype Zavitan chromosome 3B, WEW_v2.0, whole genome shotgun sequence genome contains the following:
- the LOC119277652 gene encoding ABC transporter B family member 4-like isoform X2 yields MYLKAILRQDVAFFDKEMSTGQVVERMSGDTFLIQDAIGEKVGKIIQLLSTFFGGFIVAFVRGWLLTLVMLSSIPPVAVAGAIVSRMMTTLSTKMQAKYGDAGDIVEQTIGTIRTVVSFNGEKQAITTYNKFIRKAYESARREGAVSGLGVGSIMAILFCSYGLAVWYGSKLIVDRGYNGGIVITIIMSVMVGAMSLGQAAPSITAFAQGQGAAYRMFKTIERQPCIDVYNTIGIILEDIKGDVELKDVYFSYPTRPEHLVFDGFSLLVPSGTTMALVGVSGSGKSTVVSLVERFYDPQSGEVLIDGVDIRRMTLGWIRGKIGLVSQEPVLFSSTIRENISYGKDDLNLEEIRRAIELANAANFIDKLPNGLETMVGERGIQLSGGQKQRIAIARAIIKNPRILLLDEATSALDMESERVVQEALDRVMLERTTIIVAHRLSTVKNADVISVLQHGKIVEQGSHVELVNKPEGAYSQLIHLQETLQVAEAPNVDPDAIMENSFGSRSFTRKPRSQGSSFRRSTSKGSSFGHSGTHPYPAPCDPMEFNNDQDLEESADKISSDRKKAPIGRLFYLNKPEALVLALGSVAAAMHGAILPVYGILISSAIKTFYEPPAELLKDSRFWASMFAMLGACALVLIPIEYFLFGLAGGKLVERIRSLTFRSVMHQDINWFDKPEHSSGAIGARLSTDALNVKRLVGENLALNVQTISTIIVGFAIAMVANWKLALIITVVVPLVGFQAYAQMKFLKGLNKNAKLKYEEASQVATDAVGGIRTVASFCAEQKVMDAYEKKCESPTRQGVREGVVGGLGFGFSFLMFYLTYALCFYVGAKFVHEGTATFPEVFRVFFVLVLAATGISRTSAVGADSTKASESAISVFEILDHKSKIDSSSEEGMVVANLRGDIEFQNVCFSYPLRPNVQIFTDLSLIIPSGKTAALVGESGSGKSTAIALLERFYDPSSGRILFDGVELPTLKVSWLRLQIGLVAQEPVLFNDTIRANIAYGKQGEASEEEIVAAAEAANAHQFISGLPDGYNTIVGERGIQLSGGQKQRVAIARAVIKDPKMLLLDEATSALDAESERVVQEALDRVMVGRTTVVVAHRLSTVRGADIISVVKNGTIVEKGRHEELMRMKDGAYASLVELSSTSR; encoded by the exons ATGTATCTCAAGGCGATTCTCAGACAGGACGTTGCTTTTTTTGACAAGGAAATGAGCACTGGACAAGTTGTTGAGAGGATGTCTGGGGACACATTCCTCATTCAAGATGCCATTGGAGAAAAG GTTGGCAAGATCATACAGCTCCTTTCTACCTTTTTTGGAGGCTTCATTGTTGCATTTGTGAGAGGATGGCTCTTGACACTTGTCATGCTCTCAAGCATCCCTCCAGTAGCCGTGGCCGGTGCTATTGTGTCAAGGATGATGACAACGTTGTCCACTAAAATGCAAGCAAAATATGGTGATGCTGGAGACATTGTTGAGCAAACTATTGGGACCATTCGAACG GTTGTCTCATTCAATGGTGAGAAGCAAGCTATAACAACATATAACAAGTTCATAAGAAAAGCATATGAGTCTGCTCGTCGAGAAGGTGCTGTCAGTGGCCTTGGAGTGGGTTCAATAATGGCAATCTTGTTTTGCAGCTATGGGTTGGCAGTTTGGTATGGATCTAAATTGATAGTCGACCGAGGATATAATGGTGGCATAGTTATTACTATTATAATGTCCGTCATGGTTGGCGCAAT GTCCTTAGGTCAGGCAGCACCATCAATAACAGCTTTTGCACAAGGTCAAGGAGCAGCATATAGAATGTTCAAGACAATTGAAAGACAACCATGTATTGATGTATATAACACCATAGGTATCATATTGGAAGACATCAAGGGTGATGTTGAACTGAAGGATGTCTACTTCAGCTATCCTACCAGGCCTGAACATTTGGTATTTGATGGATTCTCCTTACTGGTACCAAGTGGAACTACAATGGCACTAGTTGGAGTGAGCGGTAGTGGAAAGTCAACTGTCGTCAGTTTGGTGGAGAGATTCTACGATCCACAGTCTGGGGAAGTCTTGATAGATGGAGTTGACATTAGAAGAATGACTCTTGGGTGGATAAGAGGAAAAATCGGTCTCGTCAGCCAAGAACCAGTATTGTTCTCGAGTACGATCAGGGAAAATATTTCCTATGGGAAGGATGATCTTAATCTCGAAGAGATCAGAAGAGCAATCGAGCTTGCAAATGCAGCAAACTTCATTGATAAACTGCCAAAT GGTCTTGAGACAATGGTTGGGGAACGTGGAATTCAGCTGTCTGGAGGGCAGAAGCAAAGAATAGCAATTGCTAGAGCGATTATAAAAAACCCTAGGATATTGCTACTTGATGAAGCAACCAGCGCGCTGGATATGGAATCTGAGAGGGTCGTTCAAGAAGCTTTGGATAGGGTAATGTTAGAAAGGACTACAATCATTGTTGCACACCGCCTAAGCACAGTAAAGAACGCTGATGTCATATCTGTCCTACAACACGGGAAGATTGTGGAACAAG GTTCACATGTAGAACTGGTGAACAAACCTGAAGGTGCATACTCTCAGCTGATTCATCTGCAAGAGACTCTGCAGGTAGCAGAAGCCCCTAATGTCGATCCTGATGCGATAATGGAAAACAGTTTTGGCTCTAGGTCGTTCACAAGGAAACCAAGAAGCCAAGGTAGCTCCTTTAGAAGATCAACCAGTAAAGGCTCCTCTTTTGGGCACAGTGGTACACATCCTTACCCTGCTCCATGTGATCCCATGGAATTCAACAATGATCAAGACCTAGAGGAGAGTGCAGATAAAATATCTAGTGACAGAAAGAAAGCTCCAATCGGCCGACTCTTTTATCTGAACAAACCAGAGGCTCTTGTTCTTGCTCTTGGTTCGGTTGCTGCTGCAATGCACGGGGCCATTTTGCCTGTATATGGCATATTGATTTCAAGTGCAATAAAGACGTTTTATGAGCCGCCAGCAGAACTACTCAAGGACTCGAGGTTCTGGGCAAGCATGTTTGCCATGCTGGGTGCTTGTGCGCTTGTTCTGATTCCAATAGAGTACTTCTTGTTTGGATTAGCAGGTGGGAAGCTTGTGGAGCGCATACGGTCGCTGACATTCCGAAGTGTCATGCACCAGGACATCAACTGGTttgataaacctgaacactctag TGGAGCAATAGGTGCAAGGCTATCGACTGATGCTCTGAACGTGAAGCGGCTTGTTGGAGAAAATTTAGCACTTAATGTCCAGACTATATCGACCATCATAGTAGGTTTCGCAATAGCTATGGTGGCAAACTGGAAGCTGGCATTGATTATCACAGTGGTGGTTCCATTGGTGGGTTTCCAAGCCTATGCTCAAATGAAGTTCCTGAAAGGTCTCAATAAAAATGCAAAG TTAAAGTATGAGGAAGCAAGTCAAGTAGCAACCGACGCCGTTGGAGGAATCAGAACCGTGGCGTCGTTTTGCGCAGAGCAGAAGGTGATGGATGCCTATGAAAAGAAATGTGAATCTCCAACAAGGCAGGGAGTGAGGGAAGGTGTTGTTGGTggcttgggatttgggttttcattCCTTATGTTCTACCTTACTTATGCTCTCTGCTTCTACGTCGGTGCAAAGTTTGTTCATGAAGGAACGGCAACATTTCCTGAAGTGTTTCGG GTCTTCTTCGTATTAGTTTTGGCGGCTACTGGGATCTCACGAACAAGCGCAGTAGGTGCAGATAGCACCAAGGCTAGTGAATCGGCCATCTCCGTGTTCGAAATTCTTGACCATAAGTCCAAGATAGATTCCAGCAGCGAGGAGGGCATGGTGGTTGCAAATCTCAGGGGTGACATTGAGTTCCAGAATGTGTGCTTCAGTTACCCCTTACGCCCTAATGTTCAAATATTCACTGATCTGTCCTTGATAATTCCTTCTGGAAAG ACAGCTGCCCTTGTTGGAGAGAGTGGAAGTGGGAAGTCCACCGCCATTGCGCTGCTCGAGAGGTTCTACGACCCGAGTTCAGGCAGGATCCTTTTTGACGGCGTGGAGCTTCCGACCCTCAAAGTCAGCTGGCTTCGGCTACAGATCGGGCTCGTGGCGCAAGAGCCAGTGCTGTTCAACGACACCATCCGCGCCAACATAGCCTACGGAAAGCAAGGGGAGGCCTCCGAAGAAGAGATTGTGGCCGCCGCTGAAGCAGCCAACGCGCACCAGTTCATCTCCGGGCTGCCTGATGGGTACAACACCATCGTCGGTGAGCGGGGGATCCAGCTGTCCGGCGGGCAGAAGCAACGGGTCGCCATCGCGAGGGCCGTCATCAAGGACCCCAAGATGCTCCTGCTGGACGAGGCAACGAGTGCTCTGGACGCGGAGTCGGAGCGCGTGGTGCAGGAGGCGCTGGACCGGGTGATGGTCGGGAGGACGACCGTGGTGGTGGCGCATCGCCTGTCGACTGTGAGAGGCGCCGACATTATCAGCGTCGTGAAGAACGGGACGATAGTGGAGAAAGGAAGGCATGAAGAACTGATGCGGATGAAGGATGGAGCCTACGCTTCCCTTGTCGAGCTTAGCTCCACTTCAAGATAA
- the LOC119277652 gene encoding ABC transporter B family member 4-like isoform X1: protein MFAFADRTDAALMAVGAATAVANGMAQPLMTFIFGDVIDAFGSAASSRDVLHRVTKVIINFVYLGIGAGLASTLQVSCWTITGERQAARIRAMYLKAILRQDVAFFDKEMSTGQVVERMSGDTFLIQDAIGEKVGKIIQLLSTFFGGFIVAFVRGWLLTLVMLSSIPPVAVAGAIVSRMMTTLSTKMQAKYGDAGDIVEQTIGTIRTVVSFNGEKQAITTYNKFIRKAYESARREGAVSGLGVGSIMAILFCSYGLAVWYGSKLIVDRGYNGGIVITIIMSVMVGAMSLGQAAPSITAFAQGQGAAYRMFKTIERQPCIDVYNTIGIILEDIKGDVELKDVYFSYPTRPEHLVFDGFSLLVPSGTTMALVGVSGSGKSTVVSLVERFYDPQSGEVLIDGVDIRRMTLGWIRGKIGLVSQEPVLFSSTIRENISYGKDDLNLEEIRRAIELANAANFIDKLPNGLETMVGERGIQLSGGQKQRIAIARAIIKNPRILLLDEATSALDMESERVVQEALDRVMLERTTIIVAHRLSTVKNADVISVLQHGKIVEQGSHVELVNKPEGAYSQLIHLQETLQVAEAPNVDPDAIMENSFGSRSFTRKPRSQGSSFRRSTSKGSSFGHSGTHPYPAPCDPMEFNNDQDLEESADKISSDRKKAPIGRLFYLNKPEALVLALGSVAAAMHGAILPVYGILISSAIKTFYEPPAELLKDSRFWASMFAMLGACALVLIPIEYFLFGLAGGKLVERIRSLTFRSVMHQDINWFDKPEHSSGAIGARLSTDALNVKRLVGENLALNVQTISTIIVGFAIAMVANWKLALIITVVVPLVGFQAYAQMKFLKGLNKNAKLKYEEASQVATDAVGGIRTVASFCAEQKVMDAYEKKCESPTRQGVREGVVGGLGFGFSFLMFYLTYALCFYVGAKFVHEGTATFPEVFRVFFVLVLAATGISRTSAVGADSTKASESAISVFEILDHKSKIDSSSEEGMVVANLRGDIEFQNVCFSYPLRPNVQIFTDLSLIIPSGKTAALVGESGSGKSTAIALLERFYDPSSGRILFDGVELPTLKVSWLRLQIGLVAQEPVLFNDTIRANIAYGKQGEASEEEIVAAAEAANAHQFISGLPDGYNTIVGERGIQLSGGQKQRVAIARAVIKDPKMLLLDEATSALDAESERVVQEALDRVMVGRTTVVVAHRLSTVRGADIISVVKNGTIVEKGRHEELMRMKDGAYASLVELSSTSR, encoded by the exons ATGTTCGCCTTCGCGGACAGGACGGACGCGGCGCTCATGGCGGTGGGCGCGGCCACGGCGGTGGCCAACGGGATGGCGCAGCCGCTCATGACCTTCATCTTCGGCGACGTCATCGACGCCTTCGGCTCCGCCGCCTCGTCGCGGGACGTCCTGCACAGGgtcaccaag GTGATCATTAACTTTGTTTATCTTGGTATTGGAGCAGGACTTGCTTCAACACTTC AGGTATCATGCTGGACAATTACTGGAGAAAGACAGGCAGCAAGAATCAGAGCTATGTATCTCAAGGCGATTCTCAGACAGGACGTTGCTTTTTTTGACAAGGAAATGAGCACTGGACAAGTTGTTGAGAGGATGTCTGGGGACACATTCCTCATTCAAGATGCCATTGGAGAAAAG GTTGGCAAGATCATACAGCTCCTTTCTACCTTTTTTGGAGGCTTCATTGTTGCATTTGTGAGAGGATGGCTCTTGACACTTGTCATGCTCTCAAGCATCCCTCCAGTAGCCGTGGCCGGTGCTATTGTGTCAAGGATGATGACAACGTTGTCCACTAAAATGCAAGCAAAATATGGTGATGCTGGAGACATTGTTGAGCAAACTATTGGGACCATTCGAACG GTTGTCTCATTCAATGGTGAGAAGCAAGCTATAACAACATATAACAAGTTCATAAGAAAAGCATATGAGTCTGCTCGTCGAGAAGGTGCTGTCAGTGGCCTTGGAGTGGGTTCAATAATGGCAATCTTGTTTTGCAGCTATGGGTTGGCAGTTTGGTATGGATCTAAATTGATAGTCGACCGAGGATATAATGGTGGCATAGTTATTACTATTATAATGTCCGTCATGGTTGGCGCAAT GTCCTTAGGTCAGGCAGCACCATCAATAACAGCTTTTGCACAAGGTCAAGGAGCAGCATATAGAATGTTCAAGACAATTGAAAGACAACCATGTATTGATGTATATAACACCATAGGTATCATATTGGAAGACATCAAGGGTGATGTTGAACTGAAGGATGTCTACTTCAGCTATCCTACCAGGCCTGAACATTTGGTATTTGATGGATTCTCCTTACTGGTACCAAGTGGAACTACAATGGCACTAGTTGGAGTGAGCGGTAGTGGAAAGTCAACTGTCGTCAGTTTGGTGGAGAGATTCTACGATCCACAGTCTGGGGAAGTCTTGATAGATGGAGTTGACATTAGAAGAATGACTCTTGGGTGGATAAGAGGAAAAATCGGTCTCGTCAGCCAAGAACCAGTATTGTTCTCGAGTACGATCAGGGAAAATATTTCCTATGGGAAGGATGATCTTAATCTCGAAGAGATCAGAAGAGCAATCGAGCTTGCAAATGCAGCAAACTTCATTGATAAACTGCCAAAT GGTCTTGAGACAATGGTTGGGGAACGTGGAATTCAGCTGTCTGGAGGGCAGAAGCAAAGAATAGCAATTGCTAGAGCGATTATAAAAAACCCTAGGATATTGCTACTTGATGAAGCAACCAGCGCGCTGGATATGGAATCTGAGAGGGTCGTTCAAGAAGCTTTGGATAGGGTAATGTTAGAAAGGACTACAATCATTGTTGCACACCGCCTAAGCACAGTAAAGAACGCTGATGTCATATCTGTCCTACAACACGGGAAGATTGTGGAACAAG GTTCACATGTAGAACTGGTGAACAAACCTGAAGGTGCATACTCTCAGCTGATTCATCTGCAAGAGACTCTGCAGGTAGCAGAAGCCCCTAATGTCGATCCTGATGCGATAATGGAAAACAGTTTTGGCTCTAGGTCGTTCACAAGGAAACCAAGAAGCCAAGGTAGCTCCTTTAGAAGATCAACCAGTAAAGGCTCCTCTTTTGGGCACAGTGGTACACATCCTTACCCTGCTCCATGTGATCCCATGGAATTCAACAATGATCAAGACCTAGAGGAGAGTGCAGATAAAATATCTAGTGACAGAAAGAAAGCTCCAATCGGCCGACTCTTTTATCTGAACAAACCAGAGGCTCTTGTTCTTGCTCTTGGTTCGGTTGCTGCTGCAATGCACGGGGCCATTTTGCCTGTATATGGCATATTGATTTCAAGTGCAATAAAGACGTTTTATGAGCCGCCAGCAGAACTACTCAAGGACTCGAGGTTCTGGGCAAGCATGTTTGCCATGCTGGGTGCTTGTGCGCTTGTTCTGATTCCAATAGAGTACTTCTTGTTTGGATTAGCAGGTGGGAAGCTTGTGGAGCGCATACGGTCGCTGACATTCCGAAGTGTCATGCACCAGGACATCAACTGGTttgataaacctgaacactctag TGGAGCAATAGGTGCAAGGCTATCGACTGATGCTCTGAACGTGAAGCGGCTTGTTGGAGAAAATTTAGCACTTAATGTCCAGACTATATCGACCATCATAGTAGGTTTCGCAATAGCTATGGTGGCAAACTGGAAGCTGGCATTGATTATCACAGTGGTGGTTCCATTGGTGGGTTTCCAAGCCTATGCTCAAATGAAGTTCCTGAAAGGTCTCAATAAAAATGCAAAG TTAAAGTATGAGGAAGCAAGTCAAGTAGCAACCGACGCCGTTGGAGGAATCAGAACCGTGGCGTCGTTTTGCGCAGAGCAGAAGGTGATGGATGCCTATGAAAAGAAATGTGAATCTCCAACAAGGCAGGGAGTGAGGGAAGGTGTTGTTGGTggcttgggatttgggttttcattCCTTATGTTCTACCTTACTTATGCTCTCTGCTTCTACGTCGGTGCAAAGTTTGTTCATGAAGGAACGGCAACATTTCCTGAAGTGTTTCGG GTCTTCTTCGTATTAGTTTTGGCGGCTACTGGGATCTCACGAACAAGCGCAGTAGGTGCAGATAGCACCAAGGCTAGTGAATCGGCCATCTCCGTGTTCGAAATTCTTGACCATAAGTCCAAGATAGATTCCAGCAGCGAGGAGGGCATGGTGGTTGCAAATCTCAGGGGTGACATTGAGTTCCAGAATGTGTGCTTCAGTTACCCCTTACGCCCTAATGTTCAAATATTCACTGATCTGTCCTTGATAATTCCTTCTGGAAAG ACAGCTGCCCTTGTTGGAGAGAGTGGAAGTGGGAAGTCCACCGCCATTGCGCTGCTCGAGAGGTTCTACGACCCGAGTTCAGGCAGGATCCTTTTTGACGGCGTGGAGCTTCCGACCCTCAAAGTCAGCTGGCTTCGGCTACAGATCGGGCTCGTGGCGCAAGAGCCAGTGCTGTTCAACGACACCATCCGCGCCAACATAGCCTACGGAAAGCAAGGGGAGGCCTCCGAAGAAGAGATTGTGGCCGCCGCTGAAGCAGCCAACGCGCACCAGTTCATCTCCGGGCTGCCTGATGGGTACAACACCATCGTCGGTGAGCGGGGGATCCAGCTGTCCGGCGGGCAGAAGCAACGGGTCGCCATCGCGAGGGCCGTCATCAAGGACCCCAAGATGCTCCTGCTGGACGAGGCAACGAGTGCTCTGGACGCGGAGTCGGAGCGCGTGGTGCAGGAGGCGCTGGACCGGGTGATGGTCGGGAGGACGACCGTGGTGGTGGCGCATCGCCTGTCGACTGTGAGAGGCGCCGACATTATCAGCGTCGTGAAGAACGGGACGATAGTGGAGAAAGGAAGGCATGAAGAACTGATGCGGATGAAGGATGGAGCCTACGCTTCCCTTGTCGAGCTTAGCTCCACTTCAAGATAA
- the LOC119277653 gene encoding pleckstrin homology domain-containing protein 1-like encodes MAASLWRAVMGTGAPPADATDGIEFWREPERGGWLDKQGEYIKTWRRRWFVLKQGKLFWFKDSTVTRASVPRGVITVASCLTVKGAEDVLNRKFAFELSTPGDTMYFVADSEKEKEDWINSIGRSIVQHSRSMTDDEIVDYDSGRPAAGGKS; translated from the coding sequence ATGGCGGCGAGCCTGTGGCGAGCGGTGATGGGCACCGGCGCCCCGCCCGCGGACGCCACGGACGGCATCGAGTTCTGGCGCGAGCCCGAGCGCGGCGGGTGGCTGGACAAGCAGGGCGAGTACATCAagacgtggcggcggcggtggttcgtgCTCAAGCAGGGGAAGCTCTTCTGGTTCAAGGACTCGACCGTCACGCGCGCGTCCGTGCCCCGCGGCGTCATCACCGTCGCCTCCTGCCTCACCGTCAAGGGCGCCGAGGACGTGCTCAACCGCAAGTTCGCCTTCGAGCTCTCTACCCCGGGCGACACCATGTACTTCGTCgccgactccgagaaggagaaggaggactGGATCAACTCCATCGGCCGCTCCATTGTCCAGCACTCCCGATCCATGACCGACGACGAGATCGTCGACTACGACAGCGGCCGCCCCGCGGCCGGCGGCAAATCATAG